The following are from one region of the Mauremys reevesii isolate NIE-2019 linkage group 2, ASM1616193v1, whole genome shotgun sequence genome:
- the LOC120398435 gene encoding uncharacterized protein LOC120398435: MSQFSYSAMESTTSALWSPSSFSLREAAIIQSEPLCHTGEIMPFASWEASTHPIQAQPLSRPPAHSRRDRGEQTTGLDQTSVHSSDFNIRQKHLQRRLGAPQTPIPGEPLLGEGDTKQQLEVDPDPPKCGFPAKVPEPFRSNTSPQRAQEIQEPCVCPWGALPQKAHRIMASPDAILARLVPTAVVKLQDHVAQKCWQIQTKAFPKMVRESHRDAPLRRETVLPGPLHPPREPGKHRTVAFPAMGQKPDHPIELHIRHQHPVMQRGLLTLDPEPPAKLPHAVPARGARVEFSEMETDFLQTGRRSTSSSSSTRPPTPVEDITMETGRNDGAAGKQTNPQRCTLPAGVGLTSPPPGTTVAEKTLAATLQMYRSELRKPLTSVSGTKGTEEKLELHMERKVLLGEGSCLRPGAQAGESRADPPRTQWHQVAPEAPGSEQLTRSTLDSLLAGQAAHDLQIKQLTEMLSSSRPLAGQVSVCQQCRKAYPGKRKGEKTPKETSAELHGVRDIMHSHRFNGTVNSKLSRDQPPIRVCEKCGKHRQKRPAGSAGADLPGRSHGIPQRWTPGDSSASSNRNKMPVLWLLPADKSKTQDGMGKWAPRKQPKMVSVATSTTGLTQAGEKASWSPDGSPSKSPKASRARTPSPSRSKVLQKMFMCLKQTFSKLQHKVKSRISKDPRSRTPDTKFSKPPFWKARASKGVRFPYY, from the coding sequence ATGAGCCAGTTCTCCTATTCCGCTATggaatccaccacctctgccctctggagtcccagctccttttccctgagagaagccGCCATCATTCAGTCGGAGCCCCTCTGCCACACAGGGGAGATCATGCCCTTCGCAAGCTGGGAAGCATCcactcatcccatccaagcccagcctctctccaggcctcctgcccacagcagacgagACCGGGGAGAGCAGACCACGGGTCTGGACCAGACGTCAGTCCATAGCTCAGACTTCAACATCCGGCAGAAGCATCTGCAGAGGCGACTGGGggctccacaaacccccatcccgggggagccattgctgggtgagggggacaccaagcagcaattgGAAGTAGACCCAGATCCgcccaaatgtggatttccagcaaaggtcccggagcccttcagatccaacaccagccctcagcgtgcacaggagatccaggagccatgtgtctgCCCCTGGGGAGCCCTGCCGCAAAAGGCCCACAGGATCATGGCATcccctgatgccatcctggccaggcTTGTGCCCACAGCGGTGGTCAAGCTGCAGGATCACGTGGCTCAGAAATGCTGGCAGATCCAAACGAAGGCCTTTCCTAAGATGGTGCgagagtcgcacagagatgctcccctccGGAGAGAGACTGTCCTGCCTGGGCCACTCCACCCCCCTAGGGAGCCAGGCAAGCACAGGACAGTGGCATTCCCAGCGATGGGACAAAAGCCTGACCACCCCATCGAACTCCACATAAGGCATCAGCATCCGGtcatgcagagggggctgctcaccCTGGACCCAGAGCCCCCGGCAAAGCTGCCTCACGCCGTCCCAGCCAGGGGAGCCCGTGTGGAGTTCAGTGAGATGGAGACCGATTTCCTGCAGACGGGGAGGCGAAGcacaagctcctcttcttccacacgTCCTCCAACGCCAGTGGAAGATATCACCATGGAGACGGGCAGGAATGATGGCGCGGCAGGAAAGCAGACTAACCCACAGcgctgcactctgccagcaggggtgggtctgacatcgccacctccaggaaccacagTAGCAGAGAAGACACTCGCAGCGACACTCCAAATGTATAGGAGCgagttgagaaagccccttaccagtgtgagcggcaccaaagggactgaagagaagctggagctgcacatggagaggaaggttctcttgggagaaggctcctgcctgCGGCCAGGGGCACAagcaggtgagagcagggcagatcCTCCCAGGACCCAATGgcaccaggttgccccagaggcaccaggctctgagcagctaacaagatccacccttgactctctccttgctgggcaggctgcacacgacctgcagatcaagcagctgacggaaatgttgagcagctcccgccccttggcgggccaggtctCAGTTTGCCAGCAGTGCCGCAAGGCATATCCAGGAAAGAGGAAGGGTGAGAAAACTCCAAAGGAGAcctctgctgagctgcatggtgtCCGAGACATCATGCATTCACATAGGTTCAATGGAactgtgaattcaaagctctccagggacCAGCCACCAATCAGAGTCTGCGAGAAGTGTGGTAAGCATCGACAAaagagaccagctggctctgcaggtgctgacttgccgggaagatcccatggaattccacagcgatggactccaggagactcctcagcatcatccAACCGCAATAAGATGCCAGTgctgtggctccttccagcagacaagAGCAAGACGCAGGATGGAATGGGGAAATGGGCTCCCCGCAagcaaccaaagatggtgtccGTTGCAACGAGTACAACAGGGCTTAcgcaagctggggagaaagcaagttggagtcctgacggttctccctcaaagtcaccaaaggcctccagagctaggacaccatccccttcaaggagcaaagttcTCCAAAAGATGTTCATGTGCCTGAAGCAAACCTTCAGCAAGCTGCAACACAAAGTGAAGTCCCGAATCTCCAAGGACCCTCGATCCAGAACACCTGACACTAAATTTTcaaagccacccttttggaaggcaagggcctccaagggtgtacggtttccatactactga